In one window of Azotobacter salinestris DNA:
- a CDS encoding purine-cytosine permease family protein, with product MKAETHNQNFAGMSEEQLPIPKHKLHGWTHFMGLYAGEHVAATEFVIGATFVALGAKTMDILLGLLIGNILAVLSWTLITTPIAVETRLSLYTYLHKIAGGSMTKLYNWANVIIFTVISAAMITVSSTAVRFLFDIPAQLSWFPTDPWFVMVVLGVGVIVVLVAMYGFNAVSDFSGICAPWLFVMFASGALVLMPALAESVLGRTTLSGWSDFVHIGSQSIWTGMNAQGEPGIGLLEVIGFAWAANTITHFGLIDMALLRYSRKKSYGLCTSAGMLFGHYIAWIAAGIMGAGTAVLLKTSITTLDPGDVAFHALGLSGFVIVIVAGWTTANANLYRAGLAAQAIFHNHSRKQTTLAVGVVTVIVACFPFVFSKMLPLLTYAGLLVVPVGAIVFAEHFIFPRIGLTRYWVAYCKLTHSTPAVASWGAGLVFGFGLNALDIISFYYLFVPTWIFTIIVYTLMAKRYGAGKQYPEEEAELLAFEKKVETFQEEQAKAYKVPVKDNSTFSKWLHIVARVSLTIALLLAFNTMFLSPDMTAYEENRETFYNVGFACTVIYFAAAYWAMRRRKALTEAQELGQPVLL from the coding sequence ATGAAAGCAGAAACGCATAACCAAAATTTCGCAGGCATGAGCGAAGAGCAATTGCCAATACCGAAACACAAACTTCACGGCTGGACTCACTTCATGGGGCTGTATGCCGGCGAGCACGTTGCCGCAACCGAGTTTGTCATCGGTGCAACCTTCGTGGCGCTGGGTGCCAAAACCATGGATATCCTGCTGGGATTGCTGATCGGCAACATCCTGGCGGTCTTGAGCTGGACCTTGATTACCACGCCGATTGCCGTGGAAACGAGGCTGAGCCTGTATACCTACCTGCACAAGATTGCGGGTGGCTCGATGACAAAGCTCTATAACTGGGCGAATGTCATTATCTTTACCGTGATATCTGCGGCGATGATAACCGTATCGTCGACGGCGGTGCGCTTCCTGTTCGATATACCGGCACAGTTGAGCTGGTTTCCAACAGATCCCTGGTTTGTCATGGTCGTGCTGGGGGTTGGGGTCATTGTGGTCCTGGTCGCCATGTACGGTTTCAACGCCGTTTCCGACTTCTCGGGAATCTGTGCGCCTTGGCTGTTCGTCATGTTTGCCAGTGGCGCACTCGTGTTGATGCCTGCTCTGGCCGAGTCGGTTCTGGGCCGCACCACTTTGAGTGGCTGGAGCGACTTCGTACATATTGGCAGTCAGTCGATCTGGACAGGGATGAATGCTCAGGGAGAACCGGGGATCGGGTTGCTCGAGGTGATTGGCTTCGCATGGGCGGCCAACACCATTACGCACTTCGGTTTGATTGACATGGCCTTGCTGCGTTATTCCAGGAAAAAGTCCTATGGCCTTTGCACGAGTGCGGGCATGCTGTTCGGCCACTATATCGCCTGGATTGCCGCAGGGATCATGGGAGCGGGAACGGCTGTTCTTCTTAAAACTTCCATCACCACTCTGGATCCCGGTGATGTGGCCTTCCACGCACTTGGTTTGTCGGGATTCGTGATTGTGATCGTTGCCGGTTGGACAACTGCCAATGCCAACCTCTACCGGGCCGGTCTTGCCGCGCAGGCGATCTTCCATAATCACTCTCGCAAGCAGACCACGCTGGCCGTCGGCGTCGTAACCGTAATCGTTGCTTGTTTCCCCTTTGTGTTTTCGAAAATGCTGCCCTTGCTGACCTATGCGGGCCTGCTGGTTGTGCCGGTCGGAGCGATTGTCTTCGCCGAGCACTTCATATTCCCCCGTATCGGGTTGACCCGCTACTGGGTAGCCTATTGCAAACTCACCCATAGCACTCCGGCAGTTGCCTCATGGGGCGCAGGCCTTGTGTTTGGCTTTGGCCTGAATGCACTGGATATTATCTCCTTCTATTATCTGTTCGTTCCGACCTGGATCTTTACGATCATCGTGTACACGCTCATGGCCAAGAGGTACGGTGCCGGGAAGCAGTATCCGGAGGAAGAGGCCGAGTTGCTGGCCTTTGAAAAGAAAGTCGAGACTTTCCAGGAAGAACAGGCCAAGGCCTACAAGGTGCCGGTCAAGGACAACTCCACTTTCTCGAAGTGGCTCCACATAGTGGCTCGCGTAAGTTTGACCATTGCCCTGCTGCTGGCTTTCAACACGATGTTCCTTAGTCCAGACATGACGGCTTACGAAGAAAACCGTGAGACCTTCTATAATGTAGGGTTTGCTTGTACCGTGATTTATTTCGCGGCCGCCTATTGGGCGATGCGTCGGCGCAAGGCTCTTACCGAGGCTCAGGAACTGGGGCAGCCCGTTCTCCTGTGA
- a CDS encoding mannitol dehydrogenase family protein: MKLNIQNLSQLPERVQRPLYDRKQVKQGIVHIGVGGFHRAHQAIYTEMLLNRGKAGEWGICGVGLRSEDRAMQEALASQDYLYTLYELGDSDNTQIQVVGAIGDFLLAEDGSEALIRKLADPQTRIVSLTITEGGYCTDDSSGQFNADLPQIRHDLANPQQPRTVFGFLTEALARRRAAGIKPFTVMSCDNLPHNGQVARNALLSFAKLHDLELHDWIASNVSFPNAMVDRITPMTSDAHRSQLLEETGIEDAWPVVAEPFLQWMVEDKFCNGRPSWEEVGVQFTDDVTPYEEMKIRLLNGSHMAMAYLGALLGHCYAHEAMQDAQLSEFVRSYMDRDATPLLAEVPGIDLENYKDTLIERFSNTAICDQISRLCSDGSSKLPKFVLPTLLGQIEAGIDMRRTTLILAAWCHYLRGLDEQGGTYPVLDPRAASLQEAACLKERLVENFLGLEDVFGHKIPASATFVATFRLQLERLQTLGVRATLELTMAEEVGAEERKLATLI; encoded by the coding sequence GTGAAACTCAATATCCAAAATCTGTCTCAACTTCCTGAGCGTGTTCAGCGCCCTCTATACGACCGCAAGCAGGTCAAGCAGGGAATCGTGCATATCGGTGTCGGTGGCTTTCACCGCGCCCATCAGGCGATCTATACCGAGATGCTGCTCAACCGGGGCAAGGCCGGCGAATGGGGCATTTGCGGGGTGGGGCTGCGCTCGGAAGATCGAGCCATGCAGGAGGCCCTGGCCTCCCAGGACTATCTCTATACCCTCTATGAGCTGGGTGACAGCGACAACACGCAGATCCAGGTGGTCGGCGCCATCGGCGATTTCCTGCTCGCCGAGGACGGCTCCGAAGCGCTGATTCGCAAGCTGGCTGACCCGCAAACCCGGATTGTATCGTTGACCATCACCGAGGGTGGCTATTGCACCGACGACAGTAGCGGTCAGTTCAATGCCGATCTGCCACAGATTCGCCACGACCTGGCCAATCCACAGCAGCCCAGGACGGTATTTGGCTTTCTGACCGAGGCCCTGGCCCGCCGTCGTGCAGCCGGCATCAAGCCGTTCACTGTGATGTCTTGCGATAACCTGCCGCATAACGGCCAGGTGGCTCGCAATGCCCTGTTGAGTTTCGCCAAACTGCACGACCTCGAGCTCCATGACTGGATTGCCAGCAACGTCAGCTTTCCCAATGCCATGGTCGATCGGATCACTCCGATGACCAGCGATGCGCATCGCTCCCAATTGCTTGAGGAAACCGGCATCGAGGATGCCTGGCCGGTGGTGGCCGAGCCTTTCCTGCAGTGGATGGTGGAGGACAAGTTCTGCAACGGCCGCCCTTCCTGGGAGGAAGTTGGCGTGCAGTTCACCGACGATGTCACGCCCTATGAGGAGATGAAGATTCGTCTCCTCAACGGCAGCCATATGGCGATGGCTTACCTCGGCGCCTTGCTCGGTCACTGCTATGCGCACGAGGCGATGCAGGATGCGCAGCTGTCGGAGTTTGTCCGCAGCTACATGGACCGGGATGCCACGCCGCTGCTGGCCGAGGTACCCGGCATCGATCTGGAGAACTACAAAGACACGCTGATCGAGCGTTTTTCCAACACGGCAATCTGTGACCAGATCAGCCGGCTTTGCTCCGACGGCTCATCCAAGCTTCCGAAGTTCGTACTGCCGACCCTGCTTGGGCAGATTGAAGCTGGCATTGACATGCGGCGCACGACACTGATCCTGGCCGCTTGGTGCCACTACCTGCGCGGCCTCGACGAGCAAGGTGGAACCTATCCGGTTCTCGATCCGCGTGCCGCCTCGCTACAGGAGGCCGCATGCCTCAAGGAACGTCTGGTCGAGAACTTCTTGGGACTCGAGGATGTGTTCGGGCACAAGATCCCGGCTTCTGCGACATTCGTGGCGACCTTCCGCCTGCAGCTCGAGCGTTTGCAGACACTCGGCGTGCGCGCCACGCTTGAGTTGACGATGGCGGAGGAAGTTGGAGCAGAGGAAAGGAAATTGGCAACCTTGATTTGA